In Streptomyces alboniger, the following are encoded in one genomic region:
- a CDS encoding ABC transporter permease, which translates to MLILANVRERWSGFLGAFLAVMVGVALITTTLVIYDSSRPSVQDRYAGAAALALPQKALDQEGSPEDRMPWSRAEAAPVRARLDAVPGVAAVVVDRSFYAQALKGGKPVADEGAAEAGHGWGSARMAPYRLVSGRAPGGNGEVVVDRALGVAAGSRLTVNITEGRKRFTVVGTVDGPGYYFSDAFAAEQQPGVGALALIADKGASAAAIASGARQALGDRGDVLAGDARSELQPQYVEHKRNLGVQLIGAMAALGLFTTVFVVASMLVLSTGMRRREIGLLRTIGAAPSQIRRMILGEAAVVGLLGSLVGCLAGVAATPILRDILKGLDVTPPGMEVTVAAWPLLTACAVGIGVSVIGAWAAGRKAAKVAPIEALLDSRSANDGMGRGRGIAGLSVLGLGAALAVGTATTGADNRVSMALLATMTLIVAAALLAPALIGPVGRLLTAPFQKRGPAAPVLIRSELIANSRRAASLVAPVIAAVGFAVLLSGAVETMRAAYPAGEARKVAGQTIVTSDGTPGNTDEVVAANPVGKASLPTRAFVGEERTVLDVLGTRDARWNKPGEAVLGRRTADGLGLEEGRSVRVRFADGASVTLRISKVLPDDPARGDFVVARDLVRAHDPAALTDDIFVPAGSRASAAVPGTVLHDAMRYALDDYNTDAKLTDSLATMLIVIAVGYSVIAVANSMAMAAHGRRRDYAVMKSAGGTVRQLLRLAAGETAVLVAVGAGLGVLVTLPPLAGMASGLSQATSSDVGLHLDSGAVLTAIIATLAAAVVAGVMVTGRTLRKSA; encoded by the coding sequence ATGCTGATCCTCGCGAACGTACGCGAGCGCTGGTCCGGCTTCCTCGGGGCCTTCCTCGCCGTCATGGTCGGCGTGGCCCTCATCACCACGACCCTGGTCATCTACGACTCCTCCCGCCCCTCCGTCCAGGACCGCTACGCGGGCGCCGCCGCCCTGGCCCTGCCCCAGAAGGCCCTCGACCAGGAGGGCAGCCCCGAGGACCGGATGCCGTGGAGCCGGGCCGAGGCCGCTCCGGTCCGGGCCAGGCTCGACGCCGTCCCCGGAGTCGCCGCCGTCGTGGTGGACCGCTCCTTCTACGCCCAGGCCCTGAAGGGCGGCAAGCCGGTCGCCGACGAGGGCGCCGCGGAAGCGGGGCACGGCTGGGGCAGCGCGCGGATGGCGCCCTACCGGCTCGTCTCCGGCCGGGCCCCCGGCGGGAACGGCGAGGTCGTGGTCGACCGCGCCCTGGGCGTGGCAGCGGGCAGCCGGCTCACCGTCAACATCACCGAGGGCCGCAAGCGGTTCACCGTCGTCGGCACCGTCGACGGCCCCGGCTACTACTTCAGCGACGCCTTCGCCGCCGAGCAGCAGCCCGGTGTCGGCGCCCTCGCCCTCATCGCGGACAAGGGAGCGTCCGCCGCCGCCATCGCGTCCGGCGCGCGGCAGGCGCTCGGCGACCGGGGCGACGTCCTGGCCGGTGACGCCCGCTCCGAACTACAGCCCCAGTACGTCGAGCACAAGCGCAACCTCGGCGTCCAGCTCATCGGCGCCATGGCCGCCCTCGGCCTGTTCACCACGGTCTTCGTCGTCGCCTCCATGCTGGTCCTGTCGACCGGCATGCGCCGCAGGGAGATCGGCCTGCTGCGCACCATCGGCGCCGCACCGAGCCAGATCCGCCGCATGATCCTCGGCGAGGCCGCCGTGGTGGGCCTGCTCGGTTCGCTCGTCGGCTGCCTGGCCGGCGTCGCCGCCACCCCGATCCTGCGCGACATCCTCAAGGGCCTTGACGTCACCCCGCCGGGCATGGAGGTCACCGTGGCCGCCTGGCCGCTGCTCACCGCCTGCGCGGTCGGCATCGGTGTGAGCGTCATCGGTGCCTGGGCCGCCGGCCGCAAGGCCGCGAAGGTGGCCCCGATCGAGGCCCTGCTGGACAGCCGCTCCGCCAACGACGGGATGGGGCGCGGGCGTGGGATCGCCGGGCTGTCCGTCCTCGGCCTGGGTGCCGCCCTCGCCGTCGGCACCGCCACCACCGGCGCCGACAACCGCGTCAGCATGGCGCTCCTCGCGACGATGACGCTCATCGTCGCCGCCGCCCTGCTGGCTCCCGCCCTCATCGGCCCCGTCGGCCGCCTCCTCACCGCCCCCTTCCAGAAGCGCGGCCCGGCCGCTCCCGTCCTGATCCGCTCCGAACTCATCGCCAACTCCCGTCGCGCCGCGTCCCTGGTGGCTCCCGTGATCGCCGCCGTCGGCTTCGCGGTCCTGCTCAGCGGAGCGGTCGAGACGATGCGGGCGGCCTACCCGGCGGGCGAGGCACGCAAGGTCGCCGGCCAGACGATCGTCACCTCGGACGGCACCCCCGGCAACACCGACGAGGTCGTCGCCGCCAACCCCGTCGGCAAGGCCTCCCTGCCGACCCGCGCGTTCGTCGGCGAGGAGCGGACCGTCCTGGACGTACTCGGCACCCGTGACGCCCGGTGGAACAAGCCGGGAGAGGCTGTGCTCGGCCGGCGCACCGCCGACGGCCTCGGTCTGGAAGAGGGCCGGAGCGTCCGGGTCCGGTTCGCCGACGGCGCGAGCGTCACCCTGAGGATCAGCAAGGTCCTGCCCGACGACCCGGCCCGCGGTGACTTCGTGGTCGCCCGTGACCTGGTCCGAGCCCACGACCCGGCCGCGCTCACCGACGACATCTTCGTCCCGGCGGGAAGCAGGGCCTCCGCCGCGGTCCCCGGGACCGTCCTGCACGACGCCATGCGGTACGCGCTCGACGACTACAACACCGACGCCAAGCTCACCGACAGCCTGGCCACGATGCTCATCGTCATCGCCGTCGGCTACAGCGTGATCGCCGTCGCCAACAGCATGGCCATGGCGGCCCACGGCCGTCGCCGGGACTACGCGGTGATGAAGTCGGCGGGCGGCACCGTCCGCCAGCTCCTCAGGCTGGCGGCGGGCGAGACCGCGGTGCTGGTGGCCGTCGGCGCCGGCCTGGGTGTCCTGGTGACGCTGCCCCCGCTGGCGGGCATGGCCTCCGGCCTCTCGCAGGCCACCTCGTCCGACGTCGGTCTGCACCTGGACAGCGGAGCCGTCCTCACGGCGATCATCGCCACCCTGGCCGCGGCCGTCGTGGCGGGGGTGATGGTCACCGGGCGGACGCTGAGGAAGTCCGCCTAG
- a CDS encoding ABC transporter ATP-binding protein, translating to MTTTATATTTATAATAAATTTARQASVQDAVELHGVRKVHGSGDHAVTALDSVSIGFPRGTFTAIMGPSGSGKSTLLQCAAGLEQPTEGRIVLAGVDIGEQNEKQRTELRREHIGFVFQAFNLVESLTAAQNVELPSRFAGRKVRPEQVAGALASVGLADRASHRPSQLSGGQQQRVALARALVTRPDVLFADEPTGALDTVTSKEVLRMMRMLVDQEGQTTLMVTHDPVAASVADVVVFIKDGRIADRIPLNKDSQSDNAAAVAAHMARLEA from the coding sequence ATGACGACAACGGCGACAGCGACGACAACGGCGACAGCGGCGACAGCGGCAGCAACTACAACTGCGAGGCAGGCCTCCGTGCAGGACGCGGTCGAACTCCACGGCGTGCGCAAGGTCCACGGCTCGGGCGACCACGCGGTGACCGCACTGGACAGCGTCTCCATCGGCTTTCCCCGCGGCACCTTCACCGCGATCATGGGCCCCTCCGGCTCGGGGAAGTCGACCCTGCTCCAGTGCGCGGCCGGACTGGAGCAGCCGACCGAAGGACGCATCGTTCTCGCCGGCGTCGACATCGGCGAGCAGAACGAGAAGCAGCGCACCGAACTCCGCCGCGAGCACATCGGCTTCGTCTTCCAGGCCTTCAACCTCGTCGAGTCGCTGACGGCGGCACAGAACGTGGAGCTTCCTTCCCGGTTCGCCGGCCGCAAGGTCAGACCCGAGCAGGTCGCGGGCGCGCTCGCCTCGGTCGGTCTGGCCGACCGTGCGAGCCACCGGCCCAGTCAGCTCTCCGGTGGCCAGCAGCAGCGCGTGGCCCTCGCCCGGGCCCTGGTCACCCGCCCCGACGTCCTCTTCGCGGACGAGCCCACCGGCGCCCTGGACACCGTCACCTCCAAGGAAGTGCTGCGGATGATGCGGATGCTGGTCGACCAGGAGGGCCAGACGACGCTGATGGTCACCCACGACCCGGTGGCGGCCTCCGTGGCCGACGTCGTCGTCTTCATCAAGGACGGCCGGATCGCCGACCGTATCCCGCTGAACAAGGACTCGCAGAGCGACAACGCCGCCGCGGTCGCCGCCCACATGGCCCGGCTGGAGGCGTGA
- a CDS encoding sensor histidine kinase: protein MRPTTAWQAMAQRPLSFLTSSWPWRSLAYLSSGVLVGTAAVVIFAVGLAAGMALLLVLIGIAPLAGLVTASTVVARLERQRLRLVDLDRLPDPHRRPDGPGTRAWVATRIKEQVTWRELVFTLISSAGLWWVDLMVLLFCFGLPAVFLSSLDGETWPWAIFSAVVLLASPYTVTSWAGARAAMARTFLAPRDRELAEELREVRASQVRLLDTFDAERVRIERDLHDGAQQRLVSLGMTLGMLRLETPPDSPQAELLTQAEAQLSTAHQELRALIRGLNPPVLADHGLVAAIEDYAARFPIPVTVDLRLPEKLPRKIETTMYYLINEAMTNIAKHSGAARAEVRGRYHADLLIFDITDDGHGGVDTEAGSGVTGLADRVKALDGRMRVSSPVGGPTLLHVEVPCRFA from the coding sequence ATGCGCCCCACGACGGCCTGGCAGGCCATGGCTCAACGTCCCCTGAGCTTTCTGACATCGAGCTGGCCCTGGAGGTCCCTGGCCTATCTGAGCAGCGGTGTTCTGGTGGGTACGGCGGCGGTGGTGATCTTCGCCGTCGGACTGGCGGCCGGGATGGCGCTGCTGCTGGTGCTGATAGGCATCGCCCCCCTCGCGGGCCTGGTCACGGCCTCCACGGTGGTGGCGAGACTGGAGCGCCAACGGCTGCGGCTGGTGGACCTGGACCGGCTGCCGGACCCGCACCGGCGCCCGGACGGGCCGGGCACCAGGGCATGGGTGGCGACCCGGATCAAGGAGCAGGTGACCTGGCGGGAGCTGGTGTTCACGCTCATCTCGTCGGCGGGGCTGTGGTGGGTGGACCTGATGGTGCTGCTCTTCTGCTTCGGGCTGCCGGCCGTCTTCCTCAGCTCCCTGGACGGCGAGACCTGGCCCTGGGCCATCTTCTCGGCGGTCGTGCTGCTCGCCTCGCCGTACACGGTGACCTCGTGGGCGGGGGCGCGGGCGGCGATGGCGCGCACCTTCCTCGCCCCGCGCGACCGGGAGCTGGCGGAGGAGCTGCGCGAGGTGCGCGCCTCGCAGGTACGCCTGCTGGACACCTTCGACGCGGAACGGGTACGGATCGAACGCGATCTGCATGACGGGGCGCAGCAACGGCTGGTGTCCCTGGGAATGACCCTCGGGATGCTGCGCCTGGAGACTCCTCCCGACTCCCCGCAGGCCGAACTGCTCACGCAGGCGGAGGCCCAGCTGTCCACCGCCCACCAGGAGCTGCGGGCCCTCATCCGGGGACTCAATCCGCCCGTACTGGCCGACCACGGGCTGGTCGCGGCGATCGAGGACTACGCCGCCCGGTTCCCGATCCCGGTCACGGTGGACCTACGGCTGCCCGAGAAGCTGCCCAGGAAGATCGAGACGACCATGTACTACCTCATCAACGAGGCCATGACGAACATCGCCAAGCACAGCGGGGCCGCGAGGGCGGAGGTGCGCGGTCGCTACCATGCCGATCTACTGATCTTCGACATCACGGACGACGGCCACGGCGGCGTGGACACGGAAGCGGGCAGCGGCGTGACCGGTCTCGCCGACCGGGTCAAGGCGCTCGACGGCCGTATGCGGGTGTCGAGTCCGGTCGGTGGTCCCACCCTGTTGCACGTGGAGGTTCCGTGTCGCTTCGCCTGA
- a CDS encoding response regulator, which yields MSLRLIVAEDAVLLREGLVGLLQRVGHEVVAAVGDAEALVAAARTERPDLIVTDVRMPPTLSDDGLKAAMQLREEFPGLPVLVLSQYVERSYALGLLDSGGGAGVGYLLKERVAAVADFTAAIDRIAVGGTVVDPEVIQQLVRLRKDPLEGLSPREREVLGLIAQGRTNAAIAAELFVSEAAVNKHIGNIFAKLDLPVATEGHRRVLAVLAFLRS from the coding sequence GTGTCGCTTCGCCTGATCGTGGCAGAGGACGCTGTCTTGTTGCGCGAAGGCCTGGTCGGGCTGTTGCAGCGGGTCGGGCACGAGGTGGTGGCGGCGGTCGGCGACGCCGAGGCCCTGGTCGCGGCCGCGCGCACCGAGCGGCCCGACCTGATCGTCACCGACGTACGGATGCCGCCGACGCTGAGCGATGACGGACTGAAGGCGGCGATGCAACTCCGGGAGGAATTCCCCGGGTTGCCGGTGCTGGTGCTCAGCCAGTACGTGGAACGCTCGTACGCGCTCGGCCTGCTGGACTCGGGCGGCGGAGCCGGAGTCGGCTACCTGCTCAAGGAACGGGTGGCCGCGGTCGCCGACTTCACGGCCGCCATCGACCGGATCGCCGTCGGCGGGACGGTGGTGGACCCGGAGGTGATCCAGCAGCTCGTACGGTTGCGGAAGGACCCCCTGGAAGGGCTGAGCCCCCGGGAGCGCGAGGTGCTCGGCCTGATCGCCCAGGGCCGCACCAACGCGGCCATCGCCGCGGAGCTGTTCGTCAGCGAGGCCGCCGTGAACAAGCACATCGGCAACATCTTCGCCAAGCTCGACCTGCCGGTGGCCACCGAAGGGCACCGGCGGGTCCTCGCGGTGCTCGCCTTCCTCCGCTCCTGA
- a CDS encoding LysR family transcriptional regulator, whose amino-acid sequence MEIRDIEIFLTLGQELHFGRTAERLRVSPARVSQAIKKQERRLGGALFDRSSHHVRLTPLGRQLYDDLLPVHRALRQSLERAASTARRGTEVLRLGMMSGNSEDLRPVLVAFSSRRPGCHVRIRAMGYDDPFSALRRGTVDVLLAWLPIREAGLTVGPVVYTEPVVLCVSSAHRLAARDSVSYEDLAYEAVPTGAAPGYWREALIPARTPSGQPIAEGPAAGDGTQLLAIVASGEAVCPVHAHALRYYARPDIAYIPIRDAPLGHWALCWRTGGDTDVIRDLADVVEGLGPLPL is encoded by the coding sequence GTGGAGATCAGGGACATCGAGATCTTCCTGACGCTTGGTCAGGAGCTGCATTTCGGGCGGACCGCCGAGCGGTTGCGCGTCTCCCCCGCCCGGGTCAGCCAGGCGATCAAGAAGCAGGAGCGCCGCCTGGGCGGCGCTCTCTTCGACCGCTCCAGTCACCACGTCCGCCTCACCCCCCTCGGCCGGCAGCTCTACGACGACCTGCTTCCGGTGCACCGCGCCCTGCGGCAGAGCCTGGAGCGGGCCGCGTCGACCGCCAGGAGGGGGACGGAGGTGCTGCGCCTGGGCATGATGTCCGGCAACAGCGAGGATCTGCGGCCCGTACTCGTCGCGTTCTCGTCCCGCCGCCCCGGCTGCCACGTACGGATCCGCGCCATGGGCTACGACGACCCGTTCTCCGCCCTGCGCCGCGGCACCGTCGACGTCCTGCTCGCCTGGCTTCCGATCAGGGAAGCGGGCCTCACCGTGGGTCCTGTCGTCTACACCGAACCCGTCGTGCTGTGCGTGTCCTCCGCCCACCGGCTGGCCGCACGTGACTCCGTCTCCTACGAGGACCTCGCCTACGAGGCCGTCCCGACCGGTGCCGCACCCGGCTACTGGCGCGAGGCGCTGATCCCCGCGCGCACCCCGAGCGGACAGCCGATCGCCGAGGGGCCTGCCGCGGGCGACGGCACGCAGCTGCTCGCCATCGTCGCCAGCGGCGAAGCGGTCTGTCCCGTTCACGCGCACGCGCTGCGCTACTACGCCCGGCCCGACATCGCCTACATCCCCATCCGCGACGCGCCGCTCGGTCACTGGGCGCTCTGCTGGCGTACCGGCGGCGACACCGACGTGATCCGCGACCTCGCCGACGTGGTGGAAGGCCTTGGGCCGTTGCCCCTGTGA
- a CDS encoding DUF1772 domain-containing protein, which translates to MKHLQTGVLLAATLSTGLMAGLFAAFSYAVMPGLARSSDHTLVEAMQSINKAIINPAFMLPFMGSIPLLGLAVFLSWREDGRPALPWLIAALALYLVAFVVTSAINVPLNDQLANAGDPGHVRHLAETRADFENKWATWNTVRALLHIAAFAALLWALLAHGAHRTQGNDTTAKPQQTATPTLHAAPTNH; encoded by the coding sequence ATGAAGCACCTACAGACCGGCGTATTGCTCGCCGCCACCCTCTCCACAGGGCTCATGGCCGGACTGTTCGCCGCCTTCTCCTACGCGGTCATGCCCGGCCTGGCCCGCTCGTCCGACCACACGCTCGTCGAGGCGATGCAGAGCATCAACAAGGCCATCATCAACCCGGCCTTCATGCTCCCGTTCATGGGCTCGATCCCTCTCCTGGGCCTGGCCGTGTTCCTGTCCTGGCGAGAAGACGGCCGCCCGGCCCTGCCCTGGCTGATCGCAGCCCTGGCCCTGTACCTGGTGGCCTTCGTGGTCACCAGCGCCATCAACGTCCCCTTGAACGACCAACTCGCGAACGCGGGAGACCCCGGCCACGTCAGACACCTGGCGGAGACCCGCGCGGACTTCGAGAACAAGTGGGCCACCTGGAACACGGTCCGAGCCCTGCTGCACATAGCGGCGTTCGCGGCCCTGCTCTGGGCCCTGCTCGCACACGGCGCGCACCGCACACAGGGAAACGACACGACAGCCAAACCCCAACAAACGGCCACACCGACGCTCCATGCAGCCCCCACGAACCACTGA
- a CDS encoding response regulator, producing the protein MSGVPGRVLVVDDNKVIRQLIRVNLELEGFEVVTAADGAECLDVVHQVQPDVVTLDVVMPRLDGLRTAERLRADARTRELPVVIISACTQYEVESGLEVGVDAFLAKPFEPSELVDVVRQLMGRRAGSGGHGGLTGHVRQASQARQASQAGQAGQGLDPVGSRCPAGDGGGSNGLSGEAEPAARPGG; encoded by the coding sequence GTGTCAGGCGTGCCCGGCCGCGTGCTTGTTGTGGACGACAACAAGGTCATTCGGCAACTGATCAGGGTCAACCTCGAGCTGGAGGGCTTCGAGGTCGTGACCGCGGCTGATGGTGCCGAGTGCCTGGACGTCGTACATCAGGTGCAGCCCGACGTGGTCACCCTCGATGTCGTGATGCCCCGGCTCGACGGTCTGCGCACCGCCGAACGGCTGCGTGCCGACGCGCGGACCCGGGAGCTGCCCGTCGTCATCATCAGCGCCTGTACGCAGTACGAGGTCGAAAGCGGTCTGGAGGTCGGCGTCGACGCCTTCCTCGCCAAGCCCTTTGAACCTAGTGAACTGGTGGATGTGGTACGGCAATTGATGGGGCGTCGGGCGGGTTCCGGCGGCCATGGGGGTCTGACCGGTCACGTGAGGCAGGCCAGTCAGGCAAGGCAGGCAAGTCAGGCCGGTCAGGCCGGTCAAGGGCTCGATCCCGTGGGCAGCCGCTGCCCCGCCGGTGATGGCGGCGGCAGCAACGGCCTCTCCGGCGAAGCCGAGCCCGCCGCCCGCCCCGGCGGCTGA
- the nrtL gene encoding ArgS-related anticodon-binding protein NrtL — MTPVELSRTVLRAMRHAVDAGELRVDVPESVKVEPPRPGGCGDYATNLALRVARDAGRPPREVAELLSPWLAAEPGIAGVDITGPGFLNITLAGAPAEALVRDILRCGESYGHVRPDTGALAQLHTPHEVRAVVVADSARRILRSQGVLVRVTSDAAPDREWVDTLGVRVDAYGRPPQPLPTLRPVPAPAAPLRLGRDAARWALLYPAAHDHPRIAPEQGGDEHLAQRETNPLFRVRYAHARSRALTRNAAALGFDSAPGPLQGPASDEATPHELLGHLAAHPPVLAAAARHRAPDRLARHLVAIADGLLAYQHTVLPLGDEKPSAAHRARLALAEAAGTVLAGGLSLLGVSAPDYL; from the coding sequence GTGACCCCCGTCGAGCTTTCCCGCACCGTGCTGCGCGCCATGCGCCACGCCGTTGACGCGGGCGAGCTGCGCGTGGACGTGCCGGAGAGTGTGAAGGTCGAGCCGCCCCGGCCCGGCGGGTGTGGGGACTACGCCACCAACCTCGCCCTGCGGGTCGCCCGCGACGCCGGAAGGCCCCCCCGGGAAGTCGCCGAGCTGCTCTCCCCGTGGCTCGCCGCCGAGCCCGGGATCGCCGGGGTCGACATCACCGGGCCCGGCTTCCTCAACATCACCCTCGCGGGCGCGCCCGCCGAGGCCCTCGTCCGCGACATCCTCCGGTGCGGGGAGTCCTACGGGCACGTCCGGCCCGACACCGGCGCGCTCGCCCAGCTCCACACCCCCCACGAAGTCCGCGCCGTCGTCGTCGCCGACAGCGCCCGCCGCATCCTGCGCTCCCAGGGGGTCCTCGTCCGCGTCACCTCGGACGCGGCGCCCGACCGGGAATGGGTCGACACCCTCGGCGTACGCGTCGACGCGTACGGCCGCCCCCCGCAGCCGCTCCCCACCCTGCGGCCCGTGCCCGCCCCGGCCGCCCCCCTCCGCCTCGGCCGCGACGCCGCCCGCTGGGCCCTGCTGTACCCCGCCGCCCACGACCATCCCCGCATCGCGCCCGAGCAGGGCGGCGACGAGCACCTCGCGCAGCGCGAGACCAACCCCCTCTTCCGGGTCCGCTACGCCCACGCCCGCTCCCGCGCCCTCACCCGCAACGCCGCCGCCCTGGGTTTCGACTCCGCGCCGGGACCCCTCCAGGGCCCTGCCTCCGACGAGGCCACCCCGCACGAACTGCTCGGGCACCTCGCCGCCCACCCCCCCGTCCTCGCCGCCGCCGCCCGCCACCGCGCCCCCGACCGGCTCGCCCGGCATCTGGTCGCGATCGCCGATGGTCTGCTCGCGTACCAGCACACCGTCCTGCCCCTCGGTGACGAGAAACCCTCGGCCGCCCACCGTGCCCGGCTCGCCCTCGCCGAAGCCGCCGGGACGGTGCTCGCCGGTGGCCTGTCCCTGCTCGGCGTCAGCGCACCCGACTATCTGTGA
- the lysA gene encoding diaminopimelate decarboxylase, with product MSRSAHPAGPRHADVLTEGHYSAPPTDLNALDAKVWSRTVTRTPEGVVSMGGIEVTRLAEEFGTPAYFVDEADFRARCRAWRDAFGPEADVFYAGKAFLSRAVVRWLHEEGLNLDVCSGGELTTALGAGMPAERIAFHGNNKTEDEIHRAIEAGVGRIVLDSFQEIVRVSHIAERLGRRQRVQIRVTVGVEAHTHEFIATAHEDQKFGIALAGGQAAEAVRRALKLDGIELIGIHSHIGSQIFDMAGFEVSARRVVQLLAEVRDEHGVELPEIDLGGGLGIAYTPEDDPREPHEIARALGEIVTRECEAAGLRTPRISVEPGRAIVGPTAFTLYEVGTIKPLEGLRTYVSVDGGMSDNIRTALYDAEYTVALVSRSSDAEPMLVRVVGKHCESGDIVVRDAFLPADLAPGDLIAVPATGAYCRSMASNYNHALRPPVVAVEGGAARVIVRRETEEDLLRLDVG from the coding sequence ATGAGCCGTTCCGCACACCCCGCAGGGCCCCGCCACGCCGACGTCCTGACCGAGGGGCACTACAGCGCTCCGCCGACCGACCTCAACGCCCTGGACGCCAAGGTCTGGTCCCGCACCGTCACCCGCACCCCCGAGGGCGTCGTCAGCATGGGCGGCATCGAGGTGACGCGGCTGGCCGAGGAGTTCGGCACCCCCGCGTACTTCGTCGACGAGGCCGACTTCCGCGCCCGCTGCCGCGCCTGGCGCGACGCCTTCGGGCCCGAGGCCGACGTCTTCTACGCCGGCAAGGCGTTCCTGTCGCGGGCCGTCGTGCGCTGGCTGCACGAGGAAGGCCTCAACCTCGACGTGTGCAGCGGCGGCGAGCTGACCACCGCCCTCGGCGCGGGCATGCCCGCCGAGCGCATCGCCTTCCACGGGAACAACAAGACCGAGGACGAGATCCACCGTGCGATCGAGGCCGGCGTCGGGCGCATCGTGCTCGACTCCTTCCAGGAGATCGTGCGCGTCTCGCACATCGCCGAGCGGCTCGGCCGGCGCCAGCGCGTGCAGATCCGGGTGACCGTGGGCGTCGAGGCCCACACCCACGAGTTCATCGCGACCGCGCACGAGGACCAGAAGTTCGGCATCGCGCTGGCAGGGGGGCAGGCCGCGGAGGCCGTGCGGCGCGCCCTCAAGCTCGACGGGATCGAGCTGATCGGCATCCACTCGCACATCGGGTCGCAGATCTTCGACATGGCGGGGTTCGAGGTCTCCGCCCGCCGCGTGGTGCAGCTGCTCGCCGAGGTGCGCGACGAGCACGGCGTGGAGCTGCCCGAGATCGACCTCGGCGGTGGTCTCGGCATCGCGTACACCCCGGAGGACGACCCGCGCGAGCCGCACGAGATCGCCAGGGCGCTGGGCGAGATCGTCACGCGTGAGTGCGAGGCCGCCGGGCTCCGCACCCCCCGCATCTCCGTCGAGCCGGGACGCGCCATCGTCGGCCCGACCGCCTTCACGCTCTACGAGGTCGGCACCATCAAGCCCCTCGAAGGCCTGCGTACGTACGTCTCCGTGGACGGCGGTATGTCGGACAACATCCGTACCGCGCTCTACGACGCCGAGTACACCGTCGCCCTGGTCTCCCGCTCCTCCGACGCCGAGCCCATGCTCGTGCGCGTCGTCGGCAAGCACTGCGAGAGTGGTGACATCGTCGTACGCGACGCGTTCCTGCCGGCCGACCTCGCGCCCGGCGACCTGATCGCCGTCCCCGCGACCGGCGCGTACTGCCGCTCGATGGCGAGCAACTACAACCACGCTCTCCGCCCGCCCGTCGTCGCCGTCGAGGGCGGCGCGGCGCGGGTGATCGTCCGGCGTGAGACGGAGGAGGATCTCCTGCGTCTCGACGTCGGATGA